One Syntrophaceae bacterium DNA window includes the following coding sequences:
- a CDS encoding CoA transferase, which yields MEKLKPGPLSDITVLDFTWVLAGPHAAKTLADMGANVIKVEQYKTGANERWLPLRVTKNDVTQSSYTLTVNRGKRSVCINMKNPKGMKLIHELIKKSDVLLENFAPGVMDRLKLDYDSVKKIKKDIIYCSISCFGHWGPYSHKPGYDMIAQGASGWTGQSDPPIIAPVSIGDTNASMHACTAILAALHHRTKTGKGQNIDISMMDCLFSLHENTLPWFMISEAVGNPIKPAKIGQKHPGYAPYGIYKGKNGYICIACLTEARWLPLVELMGEKYAWLKTDPRAATVSTRCTTDNAPMIHAALEEWVMSLDSVEEAERLLEAAEVPCLRVRDIVELATVDPQIKAREMIVTIDQPFLGPVKMYGSPLKFSETPSGIRGHAPFLGEHNYDVLQKTLGMSKKEIKALYDADVLYHEPAVERLPEELKKKKRK from the coding sequence ATGGAAAAACTCAAACCGGGTCCCCTGTCGGACATCACCGTTCTGGATTTCACGTGGGTACTGGCGGGACCCCACGCGGCGAAGACGCTGGCCGACATGGGAGCCAACGTGATTAAGGTCGAGCAGTACAAAACGGGCGCCAACGAGCGCTGGCTGCCCCTGCGGGTCACCAAGAACGATGTCACGCAGAGTTCCTACACACTCACAGTCAACCGCGGCAAGCGGAGTGTCTGCATCAATATGAAAAATCCCAAGGGGATGAAGCTCATCCACGAATTGATTAAAAAGAGCGATGTCCTGCTGGAGAACTTCGCACCCGGTGTAATGGACCGACTGAAGCTGGACTACGATTCCGTGAAGAAGATCAAGAAGGACATCATTTACTGCTCCATCTCGTGCTTTGGGCACTGGGGACCCTACAGCCACAAGCCGGGTTACGACATGATCGCCCAAGGCGCAAGTGGCTGGACGGGACAGAGCGATCCTCCGATCATCGCCCCTGTGTCCATCGGTGACACGAATGCCTCTATGCACGCCTGCACGGCCATTCTGGCTGCCCTGCACCACCGTACAAAAACAGGCAAGGGCCAGAATATCGACATCTCCATGATGGACTGCCTATTCTCGCTGCATGAGAACACGCTGCCGTGGTTCATGATCAGCGAAGCGGTGGGCAATCCCATCAAGCCTGCGAAGATCGGTCAGAAGCACCCCGGGTACGCCCCGTACGGCATCTATAAGGGAAAAAACGGTTACATCTGCATCGCATGCCTAACCGAGGCACGCTGGCTGCCTCTCGTAGAGCTGATGGGCGAGAAGTACGCCTGGCTGAAGACGGATCCGCGTGCGGCGACGGTCTCTACGCGCTGCACGACTGACAATGCGCCTATGATTCACGCTGCCCTTGAGGAGTGGGTGATGTCGCTCGATTCTGTGGAGGAGGCCGAGCGCCTGCTCGAGGCGGCTGAGGTCCCCTGCCTGCGCGTGCGCGATATTGTGGAGCTGGCTACGGTGGATCCGCAGATCAAGGCCCGCGAGATGATCGTCACAATCGATCAACCCTTCTTGGGACCCGTTAAGATGTACGGCAGCCCGCTGAAGTTTTCCGAAACACCCTCGGGGATCCGTGGCCACGCTCCTTTCCTGGGTGAGCACAACTACGACGTGCTCCAGAAGACACTAGGGATGTCAAAGAAAGAGATCAAGGCCCTCTACGACGCGGATGTGCTCTACCACGAGCCTGCTGTCGAGAGGCTGCCGGAGGAATTGAAGAAGAAAAAAAGAAAGTAA
- a CDS encoding MFS transporter, with the protein MTEKAKIVWGYRHVILFIVWLLYLINYFDRISVLTCLPYIQKDLNLNAVEVGWLGSIFFFGYACAQFTSGFLADKWGPKKTMNIAIWVFTLVTFLTGFVRTFWQFIVLRLGLALGEGHHYVPAVRAIANFFPSAERGRANAVLATTWAVAPAIVPLMTTWMMADWFGGAWRPVFFVLAVPGVVGIFILWKYLQDTPRESMEKGFMKKEEHDMIVESIGHDSAVTGKKYSAKIFSTDIQFYLYTISWFIMLMIYWGMTTWISTFLVRMHGLNIKTMGFYASMPFIVAFFAMYSGGWIADKLFQGRPKMVTIIGFLGCIPVLYMIGATPKGATGPLLFWLAMGGWFINLPWGVMQAFPAMRYPKEVVGRAMGITNGVGQFGSFISPMIAGYLVIELADKTFDFSNVFIFWSILAAIGACCVFFLKERTAVDHTAFEEK; encoded by the coding sequence ATGACAGAAAAAGCAAAAATCGTTTGGGGATATAGACACGTCATCCTCTTCATCGTCTGGTTGCTATATCTGATCAATTACTTTGACCGCATCAGCGTTCTCACCTGTCTGCCTTACATTCAGAAGGATTTAAACCTCAACGCCGTCGAGGTTGGCTGGCTGGGCTCGATCTTCTTCTTCGGGTATGCCTGTGCCCAGTTCACCTCTGGGTTCCTGGCCGACAAGTGGGGCCCCAAAAAGACCATGAACATAGCCATCTGGGTGTTTACGTTGGTCACATTCTTGACCGGTTTCGTCCGAACCTTCTGGCAATTCATTGTCCTGCGCCTCGGCTTGGCTTTGGGCGAGGGTCACCATTACGTGCCTGCCGTCCGAGCCATCGCCAACTTCTTCCCCTCAGCCGAACGCGGAAGAGCCAACGCAGTTCTGGCCACTACGTGGGCTGTGGCTCCGGCCATCGTTCCCCTGATGACCACGTGGATGATGGCGGACTGGTTCGGCGGTGCTTGGCGCCCCGTGTTCTTCGTTCTCGCTGTCCCCGGTGTCGTCGGGATCTTCATCCTTTGGAAATACTTGCAGGATACACCGCGAGAATCGATGGAAAAGGGCTTTATGAAGAAGGAAGAACACGACATGATCGTCGAATCCATCGGTCATGATTCCGCCGTAACGGGCAAGAAATACAGCGCGAAGATCTTCTCGACTGACATCCAGTTCTATCTCTACACGATCAGCTGGTTCATTATGCTCATGATCTACTGGGGCATGACGACCTGGATCAGCACGTTTCTCGTCCGGATGCACGGCCTCAATATCAAGACGATGGGCTTCTATGCCTCCATGCCCTTCATCGTGGCCTTCTTTGCCATGTACTCCGGCGGCTGGATTGCAGACAAGTTGTTTCAGGGCCGCCCGAAGATGGTGACCATCATCGGATTCCTCGGATGCATCCCCGTCCTGTACATGATCGGCGCGACGCCCAAGGGTGCCACTGGACCGCTCCTGTTCTGGCTCGCCATGGGCGGCTGGTTTATTAACCTGCCCTGGGGCGTCATGCAGGCATTCCCGGCCATGCGGTACCCCAAGGAGGTTGTGGGGCGAGCCATGGGGATCACCAATGGCGTCGGTCAATTCGGCTCCTTCATTTCGCCTATGATCGCCGGGTACTTGGTTATCGAGTTGGCGGACAAGACCTTCGACTTCAGCAACGTCTTTATTTTCTGGTCCATTCTGGCGGCCATAGGAGCGTGTTGCGTGTTCTTCCTGAAGGAGAGGACTGCCGTCGACCACACGGCCTTTGAAGAGAAATAG